The following proteins are co-located in the Colletotrichum lupini chromosome 4, complete sequence genome:
- a CDS encoding lysosomal cystine transporter has translation MRALGSAYNSNLVTGVLVTWAAPRRSERTAHLQLSCDLPLQSQHTKLPPTAYEPNDWRFADCIPRRKVPARRERKKAQRTVFGHLTEFNKLRSTSLSVAIVDMAFEFLPFLSAVFGWIYFLCWSGSFYPQPLLNFHRKTTAGTTVDFPLINCLGFLAYFVSNAAFYYSPVVRAQYAARNHGLTPTVAFNDITFAAHALLLSCITTSQYVPKLWGFTPAPGTNPSRFISGIASGCIVGVAVVGLIVASAPGDGDPVTSWCALDVVYAVSYVKLVITFIKYTPQVITNYRNKSTKGWSIWQILLDFSGGLLSVAQQAIDSYLQRDWSGITGNPVKFALGNVSMVYDLVFMTQHYILYRGSDGKADERDSLLRADDEEHQRLD, from the exons ATGAGGGCTCTTGGCTCCGCCTATAATAGCAACCTTGTTACCGGCGTCCTGGTCACTTGGGCCGCACCCCGCCGCTCAGA GCGAACAGCTCATTTGCAACTTTCTTGCGACCTTCCCCTCCAGTCGCAGCACACAAAACTCCCTCCTACAGCATACGAACCCAACGACTGGAGGTTTGCTGACTGCATACCTCGACGAAAGGTGCCGGCGAGAAGGGAACGCAAGAAGGCTCAAAGAACAGTATTCGGGCATCTCACTGAGTTCAACAAACTCCGCTCAACCTCGCTTTCAGTAGCTATAGTCGACATGGCGTTCGAATTTCTCCCCTTCCTATCCGCCGTCTTTGGCTGGATTTACTTTCTCTGCTGGTCCGGCTCCTTCTACCCGCAGCCTCTCCTCAACTTCCACAGGAAAACTACGGCCGGTACAACGGTCGACTTTCCCTTGATCAACTGCCTAG GCTTCCTCGCCTACTTTGTCTCTAACGCCGCCTTCTACTACTCCCCCGTCGTCCGCGCCCAGTACGCCGCGCGCAACCACGGCCTCACCCCGACAGTCGCCTTCAACGACATCACCTTCGCCGCCCACGCCCTACTCCTCTCCTGCATAACCACCTCGCAGTACGTGCCCAAGCTCTGGGGCTTCACCCCCGCGCCGGGCACGAACCCTAGCCGCTTCATCTCGGGCATCGCCTCGGGCTGCATCGTGGGCGTCGCCGTTGTCGGCCTCATCGTCGCGTCCGCCCCGGGGGACGGCGACCCCGTCACGAGCTGGTGCGCCCTTGACGTCGTCTACGCCGTGTCCTACGTCAAGCTCGTCATCACCTTCATCAAGTACACCCCACAGGTCATTACAAACTACCGCAACAAGTCCACAAAGGGCTGGTCCATCTGGCAGATCCTGCTCGACTTCTCCGGCGGCCTCCTCTCTGTTGCGCAGCAGGCAATCGACTCCTACCTGCAGCGCGACTGGTCCGGCATCACCGGTAACCCTGTCAAGTTCGCGCTGGGCAATGTTTCCATGGTGTACGACTTGGTCTTCATGACCCAGCACTACATCCTCTACCGCGGCTCTGACGGCAAGGCTGACGAGAGAGATTCGCTTCTCCGTGCGGACGATGAGGAGCATCAAAGACTAGACTAG
- a CDS encoding dynamin family protein — protein sequence MSGRLLAAGLSPLTRRAPVQAVRHFHRFPAGGLQRADAAVRATQRRMWFPGNAFHNAVVVRNASFARFLPKLVIKFARIPAMFGGLAVGTLAWIQYQANQLTTNAWDMVSKTADGISETTSSLFGGAKGIMDQTMRGWENTKEQIETPEWLQKVLRIHEDIGTGGGGSGGPGGEQPKQSRAGAAVVAGGSAAAYGYDQSSEDDPREPDEVANDDQMMILTKKMIEIRSMLQQVGQSSTLTLPSIVVIGSQSSGKSSVLEALVGHEFLPKGSNMVTRRPIELTLVNTPESDAEYGEFPDLGLRRITDFSSIQRTLTELNLAVPDTQCVSDDPIHLTIYSPNVPDLSLIDLPGYIQVVGQGQPLELKQKISELCDKYIQSPNVILAISAADVDLANSTALRASRRVDPRGERTIGVVTKMDLVDAPRGAAILSDKQYPLRLGYVGVVSKVPQTTGLFKRSGSVMSAIAKNENTFFSAHPLEFGEGAGVNVGTINLRKKLMTVLEQTMSASLATTSDAIRQELEEATYEFKVQYNDRPLSAESYLAESLDGFKHSFKQFTEEFGRPQMHQLLKQELDQKVLDLLAARYWNKPIQDLSPAMPEPDSLADLPKADPNSLYWHRQLDASTSSLTKLGVGRLATTVVASAIQAHIDSLIKHSTFSSHPFAREAINEAASTILNERFYSTSDQVENCIKPYKFEIDIDEREWIQGRDHSAVVLKKELQDCEGALKSIEDVVGGRRKLREVMNFVDRARKGDVVVEGESRSGAGGFSASLLKRGREAVFLRDRADIIKMRLMAVKSKQCTSLKNKYYCPEVFLDAAATKLASTAVLFLNVELLSEFYYNFPRELDLRLGRHLSEEDIERFAKEDPKIKRHLEVIRRKDLLELVLEKMESLRQLEGRERERMKGSNNRPNKDDKQRGRWGLF from the exons ATGAGCGGACGTCTCCTGGCCGCAGGGCTTTCGCCATTGACGCGACGCGCTCCAGTCCAGGCCGTTCGACACTTTCACCGGTTTCCCGCAGGCGGGCTTCAGCGAGCAGATGCAGCTGTGCGTGCTACGCAACGGCGCATGTGGTTTCCTGGCAACGCCTTCCACAATGCCGTCGTCGTGCGGAATGCGTCTTTTGCCCGCTTCCTACCGAAGTTGGTTATCAAGTTTGCTAGAATCCCCGCAATGTTCGGTGGCCTAGCTGTCGGAACACTCGCCTGGATTCAGTATCAAGCCAACC AGCTCACCACCAACGCCTGGGATATGGTCAGCAAAACAGCAGATGGTATTTCGGAAACGACGTCTAGTCTCTTTGGAGGTGCCAAAGGAATTATGGATCAAACGATGCGCGGTTGGGAAAACACAAAAGAACAAATCGAAACCCCCGAATGGCTTCAAAAGGTGTTGCGTATCCATGAAGACATTGGCACTGGTGGCGGCGGCTCAGGAGGACCTGGAGGGGAGCAACCCAAGCAGAGCAGAGCCGGGGCGGCTGTTGTTGCAGGAGGCTCGGCTGCTGCGTACGGCTACGATCAATCTTCAGAAGACGACCCGCGAGAACCCGATGAGGTGGCCAATGACGACCAGATGATGATCCTCACCAAGAAGATGATCGAGATTCGGAGCATGCTCCAGCAAGTTGGACAATCGAGCACTCTGACGCTCCCCTCAATTGTTGTCATCGGTTCGCAGTCCTCAGGAAAGAGCTCCGTCTTAGAAGCCCTCGTTGGCCACGAGTTCCTGCCCAAGGGAAGCAACATGGTTACTCGCCGGCCCATAGAACTGACCCTCGTCAATACGCCTGAGTCGGACGCAGAATATGGCGAATTCCCCGACCTGGGTCTGCGACGCATCACCGACTTTTCCTCGATCCAAAGGACCTTGACTGAGCTTAACCTAGCCGTGCCGGATACTCAGTGCGTATCTGATGATCCCATTCATCTTACCATTTACTCGCCAAATGTACCGGATCTGTCTCTGATCGATCTACCCGGATATATCCAGGTGGTTGGCCAAGGCCAGCCTCTGGAATTGAAGCAGAAGATATCAGAGCTATGCGACAAGTACATTCAGTCTCCTAATGTCATTCTGGCCATCTCCGCCGCAGATGTAGATCTCGCAAACTCGACCGCACTACGTGCAAGCCGCCGTGTGGATCCCAGAGGCGAGAGGACTATCGGCGTGGTTACCAAGATGGACTTGGTGGACGCTCCTCGCGGTGCTGCCATCCTGAGCGACAAGCAGTATCCCTTGAGGCTTGGCTACGTAGGTGTTGTCTCCAAAGTTCCTCAAACGACCGGTCTCTTCAAGAGATCGGGTAGCGTAATGTCGGCGATCGCAAAGAACGAGAACACTTTCTTCTCCGCCCACCCGCTGGAGTTTGGTGAGGGTGCTGGTGTCAACGTTGGGACGATTAACCTACGTAAGAAGCTCATGACCGTCCTCGAACAAACGATGTCTGCTAGCCTGGCCACTACTAGCGACGCCATCAGACAGGAGCTCGAGGAAGCGACCTATGAGTTCAAGGTGCAATACAATGACCGCCCGCTATCTGCCGAATCATACTTGGCAGAAAGTCTTGATGGCTTCAAACACTCCTTTAAGCAATTTACCGAGGAGTTTGGACGCCCGCAAATGCACCAGTTGCTGAAGCAGGAGCTGGACCAGAAGGTTCTTGACCTTCTGGCCGCCCGGTACTGGAACAAGCCCATCCAGGACTTGTCCCCTGCGATGCCAGAGCCGGACAGCTTGGCTGATCTTCCCAAAGCTGACCCCAACTCTTTGTACTGGCATCGCCAGCTCGACGCGTCGACTTCTTCATTGACGAAACTTGGTGTTGGAAGATTGGCCACAACCGTGGTTGCGTCTGCTATTCAGGCTCACATTGACAGTCTGATCAAACACTCCACTTTCAGCAGCCATCCCTTTGCACGAGAGGCCATTAACGAAGCCGCGTCCACAATTCTGAATGAGCGGTTTTACAGCACGAGCGATCAAGTTGAGAACTGTATCAAGCCTTACAAGTTTGAGATTGATATTGACGAGAGAGAATGGATCCAGGGCCGGGATCATTCGGCCGTTGTCCTGAAGAAGGAGCTCCAGGACTGCGAGGGCGCGCTGAAGAGCATTGAAGATGTTGTGGGCGGTCGACGAAAGCTGAGAGAAGTGATGAACTTTGTCGATCGAGCACGAAAGGGGGATGTTGTCGTCGAAGGGGAAAGCCGCAGTGGTGCCGGAGGCTTCAGCGCGTCGCTgcttaaaagag GACGTGAGGCTGTTTTCCTCAGGGATCGCGCCGATATCATCAAGATGCGTCTGATGGCTGTCAAGTCGAAGCAATGCACCAGCCTCAAGAACAAGTACTACTGCCCAGAGGTTTTCCTTGATGCGGCAGCCACCAAGCTCGCGTCTACAGCTGTTCTGTTTCTCAATGTGGAGCTCCTATCGGAATTCTACTACAATTTCCCCAGAGAATTAGACCTCCGGCTCGGAAGGCACCTCTCGGAAGAAGATATCGAGAGGTTTGCCAAGGAAGACCCTAAGATCAAGAGGCACCTTGAAGTCATCCGCCGCAAGGATCTACTCGAGTTAGTCCTTGAGAAGATGGAGAGTCTGAGGCAGCTCGAGGGCCGCGAGAGAGAACGGATGAAGGGGAGCAACAACAGGCCCAACAAGGACGACAAGCAGCGTGGACGCTGGGGGCTGTTTTGA
- a CDS encoding cation diffusion facilitator family transporter — protein MHADDCRTPLQLTLSLSLSMASSPAAGQSSALLRPATPPIPQSGNGRSDNTSSTHVVYGPPHLAFPSININDEASEVDEEVDEDGLHPSISCSPGVASTPIGSPGLLAPANLKPGLLRPDFPTPTDMAEDDPPSAGGSIVPSPFNFQTQVISTSPVKSNIGQRRGHRYKHSSISTQHQIFQEPPQRPPPVLPASLPVPTVREAWKSMSKDQRVRLYWSLCHLAVATWLFFISEGSVAMMALSHLVFFDAGSAAVCVAVDVLGNFEVWRRSSIRHPFGLERAEVLAGFAMSIFLLFGGFDLVSHNLKHWLETKGGHEPHHEHAHERVSAGEVDWAAFAAITSTVISAYGLKNHARIARIMRVSWLAKLPTHFSNIFHFLTVFFSSLLLLLPLLSIKSYIWVDRTLCAAIAASMFLFGAKLAMAQAMMLLMSYGGMGGNEGVSSVVREIEAEPGVARIEDAQFWQVHYGLCMANLKICVAKGCDEGAISKLRSRISTLIQNRLGEGYGRGTSLRWEVTLQTSVEATL, from the exons ATGCATGCCGACGACTGTCGGACACCACTGCAATTGACCCTGTCGCTGTCGCT TTCCATGGCTTCCAGCCCTGCAGCAGGCCAATCCTCCGCCCTTCTGCGACCTGCCACCCCACCGATCCCCCAAAGCGGTAACGGCAGAAGTGATAACACCTCGTCAACCCATGTCGTCTATGGTCCTCCGCATCTCGCCTTTCCATCTATAAACATCAACGACGAAGCCTCCGAAGTAGACGAGGAAGTGGATGAGGACGGTCTTCACCCTAGCATCTCCTGCTCCCCCGGCGTAGCATCAACGCCCATAGGTAGCCCTGGACTTCTCGCGCCCGCCAACCTGAAACCTGGGTTGCTTCGTCCAGACTTCCCAACACCAACAGACATGGCCGAAGACGACCCTCCCTCTGCTGGGGGCTCGATCGTCCCGAGCCCCTTCAACTTCCAGACGCAGGTCATCTCGACCTCGCCTGTCAAGTCG AACATTGGCCAGCGTCGCGGCCATCGATACAAGCACAGTTCCATTTCTACCCAACATCAGATCTTTCAGGAGCCTCCCCAGCGACCGCCGCCTGTTCTACCAGCCTCCCTCCCTGTGCCCACCGTTCGAGAAGCATGGAAGAGTATGTCAAAGGACCAGCGCGTCCGGCTCTACTGGAGCTTGTGCCACTTGGCAGTCGCGACTTGGCTCTTTTTCATTTCCGAGGGCTCCGTTGCCATGATGGCACTCTCCCATCTAGTCTTCTTCGACGCCGGCAGCGCGGCAGTATGCGTAGCTGTCGATGTTCTAGGCAACTTCGAGGTTTGGCGTCGTAGCAGTATTCGTCACCCCTTCGGTCTCGAGAGAGCCGAGGTTCTCGCCGGCTTCGCCATGTCTATTTTCCTACTCTTTGGCGGCTTCGATCTTGTGTCGCACAACCTCAAGCACTGGCTAGAGACCAAAGGTGGACATGAGCCGCACCACGAACATGCTCACGAGCGTGTCTCGGCCGGAGAAGTGGACTGGGCTGCGTTCGCGGCCATCACAAGCACAGTTATTTCAGCGTACGGTCTGAAGAACCACGCACGTATTGCTAGAATCATGCGTGTGTCGTGGCTTGCCAAGCTACCTACCCACTTCTCTAACATCTTCCACTTCTTGACGGTCTTCTTCTCGAGTCTACTGCTCTTGTTGCCCCTTCTGTCCATCAAGAGCTATATTTGGGTCGACCGTACGCTCTGCGCCGCCATTGCCGCCTCTATGTTCCTGTTTGGCGCCAAGTTGGCCATGGCTCAGGCTATGATGTTGCTCATGTCGTATGGCGGCATGGGTGGCAACGAAGGTGTGTCTTCAGTGGTGCGGGAGATTGAGGCAGAACCAGGCGTGGCTCGGATCGAGGACGCGCAATTTTGGCAGGTGCACTACGGATTATGTATGGCCAATCTCAAGATCTGTGTCGCCAAAGGTTGTGACGAGGGAGCCATCAGCAAGCTGCGCAGCCGCATATCTACTTTGATCCAAAATCGGCTCGGGGAAGGATACGGACGCGGTACAAGCTTACGGTGGGAGGTGACTTTGCAGACTAGTGTTGAAGCGACCCTCTGA
- a CDS encoding MYND finger, with protein sequence MREVNFSIPNVNKASVGITTALYDRRALDCTSTLPLINSLNHLAYLTTSSARIRDILTVDGGIERLVCILKRGRSKDMMDMWKWNLAFQCVVNIGVRGTENVRTRVVEADMVPVIATILDNYIKVTEKCRDKSDDKSKDHHHRHRSHEHRSVHKAPSFTNRSTRTEVDQRASRRQAPPPSIDVSATYAGSSSSSSAVDQQNTESTPTPPQYPLASSAERPAFPAHRHHHHHHHHHYRAAEARHAVASPSRQVVQPLAPAVPATETMEGFVRPVRDADRLASMMTFGNANLVSQPSSPTTPLPPPQMRSPTVRPTSGLAPTNRSRRRPSIRHQNSTVDSDDLVGDDAPSDESPDAEMSGTGTEIQSAVNIQDITMEEGDSILAGSTTMDLNTPTVSETQDTGAFNITHRGPVETSNTAATTPAPVPAIGLSPNRPTMVTPPQPAIPNASVPRYLLDRQFVPNAQMLAAMPREEDVLMSLQLLAYVSKYCGLRSYFQKSHLVPRLKIGKELRYLDGEDASKEQIEEEELEEEFLLPNDFNIFPLVEKFTVRHHSTDMQYWAGVVMRNLCRKDDTRGGIRQCAYYQCGKWEEFTRQFAKCRRCRRTKYCSKECQKSAWAFHRHWCVAATQ encoded by the coding sequence ATGAGAGAAGTCAATTTCAGTATCCCAAACGTCAACAAGGCGTCGGTCGGCATAACGACCGCCCTCTATGACAGACGAGCTCTCGACTGCACGTCTACCCTTCCTCTCATCAACTCTCTCAACCATCTCGCCTACCTCACCACATCCTCGGCTCGCATCCGCGATATTCTTACCGTCGACGGCGGCATCGAGCGCTTGGTATGCATTCTAAAACGCGGTCGGAGCAAGGACATGATGGACATGTGGAAGTGGAACTTGGCTTTCCAGTGCGTCGTCAACATTGGTGTCAGAGGCACCGAAAACGTCCGCACCAGGGTTGTCGAGGCCGACATGGTCCCCGTCATTGCTACCATTCTCGACAACTACATTAAAGTCACTGAGAAGTGCAGAGACAAGTCGGACGATAAGAGCAAGGACCATCATCACCGCCACAGGAGCCACGAACACCGCAGTGTACACAAGGCTCCATCCTTCACCAACAGATCCACCCGCACAGAAGTTGATCAGAGAGCCTCCAGACGCCaggcccctcctccctccatCGACGTTTCTGCTACCTACGCAGGCTCCTCGTCCTCGAGCTCCGCAGTCGATCAACAAAACACCGAGTCCACACCCACTCCACCCCAGTATCCGCTGGCGTCCTCCGCCGAGCGACCTGCGTTCCCTGCCCACCGTcaccatcatcatcaccaccaccatcattATCGTGCCGCCGAGGCTCGCCATGCCGTTGCATCTCCTTCTCGTCAGGTCGTTCAGCCGTTGGCACCCGCCGTGCCTGCCACTGAAACTATGGAGGGCTTTGTCAGACCTGTGCGCGATGCTGACCGCCTTGCGTCGATGATGACTTTTGGCAACGCAAATTTGGTCTCGCAACCGTCTTCCCCCACAACTCCCCTGCCGCCTCCGCAGATGCGCTCTCCCACCGTCCGACCTACCTCGGGACTTGCACCAACAAATCGCTCCCGTCGTCGTCCTTCCATTCGTCACCAAAACTCCACCGTCGACTCGGATGACTTGGTTGGAGATGACGCGCCATCTGATGAGTCTCCCGATGCTGAAATGTCGGGCACTGGCACTGAGATTCAGTCTGCCGTTAATATCCAAGATATCACCATGGAAGAGGGAGACAGCATCCTAGCTGGTTCTACCACAATGGACCTGAACACCCCGACTGTGTCAGAAACTCAGGATACTGGAGCCTTCAACATCACACACCGCGGCCCTGTGGAAACTAGCAACACAGCTGCTACGACGCCAGCCCCTGTGCCTGCCATCGGCTTGTCACCGAACCGTCCCACCATGGTTACACCTCCTCAGCCGGCCATTCCCAACGCAAGCGTTCCCCGCTATCTCCTTGACCGACAATTTGTACCCAACGCCCAGATGCTTGCCGCAATGCCGCGTGAAGAAGACGTCTTGATGTCCCTTCAGTTGCTTGCATACGTCTCCAAGTATTGTGGCTTGCGGTCTTATTTCCAAAAGAGCCACTTGGTCCCAAGGCTCAAGATTGGAAAGGAACTCCGCTACTTGGACGGCGAGGACGCTTCCAAAGAGCAGATTGAAGAGGAAGAGCTGGAGGAGGAGTTTTTGTTGCCCAACGACTTCAACATTTTCCCTTTGGTCGAGAAGTTCACAGTCCGACATCACAGCACAGATATGCAATACTGGGCTGGCGTCGTCATGAGAAATCTGTGCCGCAAGGACGATACCCGCGGAGGCATCCGTCAGTGTGCGTATTACCAGTGCGGCAAGTGGGAAGAGTTTACCCGCCAATTTGCCAAGTgtcgccgctgccgccgcacCAAGTACTGCAGCAAGGAGTGTCAAAAGAGTGCATGGGCTTTCCATCGCCACTGGTGCGTGGCCGCGACGCAGTGA
- a CDS encoding eukaryotic rRNA processing protein EBP2: protein MVTKSKLKLALAAEKGIDLRKVKEERKIKAKHREAAKEQEKKNKKNKSVEEDDEDDEMEDDEGGDDASVISIEGGITLNADFEDADSEEEEEDDEEEDDKLDIEALDDTDSDSDSDIEMEAKIERPSKKAKTATKTPTEIEEKDGESDDEEDSEVDPEEDDVPMSDLEGDDEDLEDIIPHTKLTINNKAALLASLNRIRIDTSSTASFTSHMTVASSKPTAEAVPDAQDDLQRELALLSQSLEAARKGRTLLIKEGTPFSRPKDYFAEMVKDDGQMDKVKAKLIEEASSKKAAAEARKLRDLKKFGKQVQVAKLQERQKAKKDTLEKIKTLKRKRQENSSNLDTREADLFDVGVDNEIKSHTNPDGKRGGRDGGRSGSGVNAKRSKKNEKYGFGGKKRHAKSGDAVSSGDLSGFNAKRMKGGIGKKPQQRPGKNRRKAMNK from the exons ATGGTTACCAAATCCAAACTCAAGCTTGCGCTAGCGGCCGAGAAGGGCATCGACCTGCGGAAGGTCAAGGAAGAGCGCAAGATCAAGGCGAAGCACCGCGAAGCCGCCAAGGAGCaagagaagaagaacaagaagaACAAGAGCGTCGAAGAGGatgacgaggacgacgagaTGGAAGACGATGAGGGAGGAGACGATGCCTCTGTCATCTCCATTGAGGGTGGCATCACCTTGAACGCAGACTTTGAGGATGCCGACtcggaagaagaggaggaggacgacgaagaagaggatgaCAAG CTCGATATCGAAGCATTGGACGACACAGATAGTGACAGCGACTCCGATATCGAGATGGAAGCAAAGATCGAGCGTCCATCCAAGAAGGCCAAGACAGCTACCAAGACACCCACAGAAATCGAGGAGAAGGACGGCGAATCAGATGACGAGGAGGACTCAGAGGTTGACCCCGAAGAGGACGACGTTCCCATGTCGGATCTCGAAGGCGACGACGAGGATCTCGAGGACATTATCCCCCACACCAAGCTCACAATCAACAACAAGGCCGCCCTCCTGGCCTCCCTGAACCGCATTCGAATCGACACATCCTCCACAGCCTCCTTCACATCGCACATGACCGTCGCTTCATCCAAACCAACCGCCGAGGCCGTCCCCGATGCCCAGGACGACCTCCAGCGCGAGCTCGCCCTGCTCTCACAGTCCCTCGAGGCCGCGCGCAAGGGCCGCACGCTCCTGATTAAGGAGGGCACTCCATTCTCCCGCCCTAAGGACTACTTTGCGGAGATGGTCAAGGACGACGGACAGATGGATAAGGTCAAGGCCAAGCTTATCGAGGAGGCCAGCTCCAAGAAGGCTGCCGCCGAGGCGAGAAAGCTCAGAGACCTCAAGAAGTTTGGCAAGCAGGTGCAGGTCGCCAAGTTGCAGGAGCGCCAAAAGGCCAAGAAGGATACACTCGAAAAGATCAAGACGCTCAAGAGGA AACGTCAAGAAAACTCTTCCAACCTCGACACGCGCGAGGCCGACCTCTTCGACGTCGGCGTCGACAACGAGATCAAGAGTCACACCAACCCGGACGGCAAGCGCGGCGGTCGCGACGGCGGCCGATCCGGCAGCGGCGTCAACGCCAAGCGGTCCAAGAAGAACGAAAAGTACGGCTTCGGCGGAAAGAAGCGCCACGCAAAGTCGGGCGATGCCGTGAGCTCCGGCGACCTGAGCGGGTTCAACGCCAAGCGCATGAAGGGCGGCATCGGCAAGAAGCCCCAGCAGCGGCCGGGCAAGAACAGGAGAAAGGCCATGAATAAGTAA
- a CDS encoding cyanate hydratase, with translation MSGQLASLDPSMADRLPPHSQVLFDAKASAGLTFEEIAKHLGRSEVAIAGIFYGQVQASEEDVQKLSELLGIQAANLKQLNNYPDRGRAGPMPPVEPLIYRLYEIVQNYGYAYKAVMNEKFGDGIMSAICFNTKVEKEIDEAGSPWVVITLKGKWLPFTRF, from the exons ATGTCTGGACAGCTCGCAAGTCTCGAT CCCTCCATGGCGGATCGTCTGCCGCCTCATTCCCAGGTCCTCTTTGACGCGAAGGCGTCAGCTGGGCTTACGTTTGAGGAAATCGCCAAGCATCTCGGCCGCAGCGAAGTTGCCATTGCGGGCATCTTCTATGGTCAGGTACAGGCCTCGGAAGAGGACGTCCAGAAGCTGTCTGAGCTCCTCGGAATCCAGGCCGCGAACCTGAAGCAGCTGAACAACTACCCCGACCGCGGCCGAGCCGGGCCCATGCCGCCTGTCGAGCCGCTCATCTACCGCCTGTACGAGATTGTGCAAAACTACGGGTACGCCTACAAGGCTGTCATGAACGAGAAGTTTGGCGACGGCATCATGAGTGCGATTTGCTTCAACACAAAGGTCGAAAAGGAGATCGATGAGGCTGGGAGCCCGTGGGTTGTCATCACCCTCAAGGGCAAATG GCTTCCCTTCACTCGGTTCTAG